One Actinomadura viridis genomic region harbors:
- a CDS encoding DUF6191 domain-containing protein, giving the protein MKSPFRRRKRVKGRALGRPKPAAEPEVVDWPQQGTGKTSLMGAIRGDGETGAGFGGGMFEDLASAFEGSKKVKMEEQEAQKTRRQDDHRMAGDSGRDDLQSGKIRIRRSQTPGQPQPGESQ; this is encoded by the coding sequence GTGAAGTCACCCTTCCGTCGCCGCAAGCGCGTCAAGGGCCGTGCGCTCGGCAGGCCCAAGCCCGCCGCCGAGCCGGAGGTCGTCGACTGGCCCCAGCAGGGCACCGGCAAGACGTCCCTGATGGGCGCCATCCGCGGGGACGGCGAGACCGGCGCCGGATTCGGCGGCGGCATGTTCGAGGACCTGGCCTCCGCCTTCGAGGGCTCCAAGAAGGTCAAGATGGAGGAGCAGGAGGCGCAGAAGACGCGCCGCCAGGACGACCACCGCATGGCCGGCGACTCCGGACGGGACGACCTCCAGTCCGGCAAGATCCGGATCCGGCGGTCCCAGACCCCCGGCCAGCCTCAGCCCGGCGAGTCCCAGTAG
- a CDS encoding Nif3-like dinuclear metal center hexameric protein, translating into MRLSHVIEVIEELYPPSWAEPWDAVGLVCGDPGQEVRRVLLAVDPVAAVVDEALEWGADLVITHHPLLLRPVNGVAATTPKGRLIHRLITHGVALYTAHTNADVADPGVSDALARAVGLAGELRPMVPAADDPRRGLGRIGELPEPVPLRAFTATVAAGLPATAWGVRAAGDPERTVRTVAVCGGAGDSLLDTARAAGVDVYLTADLRHHPASEFAEHDGPALIDAAHWATEWPWLADAERRLAGSAGDAGTLETRVSTLVTDAWRLHEEGAQ; encoded by the coding sequence GTGCGCCTATCCCATGTCATCGAGGTCATCGAGGAGCTCTATCCCCCCTCCTGGGCCGAGCCGTGGGACGCCGTCGGGCTGGTGTGCGGCGACCCCGGCCAGGAGGTCCGGCGGGTGCTGCTGGCCGTGGACCCGGTGGCGGCCGTGGTGGACGAGGCCCTGGAGTGGGGCGCCGACCTGGTGATCACCCACCATCCGCTGCTGCTCCGCCCGGTCAACGGCGTCGCCGCCACCACGCCCAAGGGACGGCTGATCCACCGGCTGATCACCCACGGGGTGGCGCTCTACACCGCCCACACCAACGCCGACGTGGCCGATCCGGGCGTCTCCGACGCCCTGGCCCGCGCGGTCGGGCTGGCCGGGGAGCTGCGTCCGATGGTGCCCGCCGCCGACGATCCGCGCCGCGGCCTGGGACGGATCGGGGAGCTGCCCGAGCCGGTGCCGCTGCGCGCGTTCACCGCCACGGTGGCGGCCGGGCTGCCCGCCACCGCCTGGGGCGTACGGGCGGCCGGCGACCCCGAGCGCACCGTCCGTACCGTCGCGGTCTGCGGCGGCGCGGGCGATTCCCTGCTGGACACCGCCCGCGCCGCCGGCGTGGACGTCTACCTGACCGCCGATCTGCGGCACCACCCCGCCTCGGAGTTCGCCGAGCACGACGGCCCGGCGCTGATCGACGCCGCGCACTGGGCGACCGAATGGCCCTGGCTGGCCGACGCCGAACGCCGCCTCGCGGGCTCGGCGGGGGACGCCGGCACGTTGGAGACCCGGGTGTCCACGCTCGTCACCGACGCGTGGCGCCTGCACGAAGAAGGAGCACAGTGA
- a CDS encoding glycosyltransferase, producing MSARRVRVPSLFGDGGDPGTERRPVPEEAGQRRRFLFAVPPLAGHVAPTVGVASELVRRGHKVAWAGRRAFLEPLLRRGSQIFQAEDEASAARLDRARDEWLGMRGPDGPRFLWEEFAIPLGHAMMPGLEAAVKRFRPDVVVSDQLVVAAPVAARLRGLPWATSAATSAGLVRPPRDLAGAEERVRELIGGFQLAHGIDDLIDLRFSDHLVLAFTTGALIGDTAFFPDHFAFAGPALRRPSTGDFPWRWLDEGNGRPVVLVSPGGDGPEGVRLAWDAAEAVADMDVRAVIVAPPEAVPGPPPGVLVRERVPRLTLLKRMAAVVCQGGHNTVCEALANGLPLVVVPVRADQEAVARQVAGAGAGIIVPGGRAGAAGLRSALGAVLDGDAPREAAARVAESFAAAGGAVHAADRLEKLA from the coding sequence GTGAGCGCACGCAGAGTGCGGGTGCCGTCCCTGTTCGGTGACGGCGGCGATCCGGGCACGGAACGCAGGCCGGTGCCCGAGGAGGCCGGGCAGCGGCGCCGCTTCCTGTTCGCCGTCCCGCCGCTGGCCGGGCATGTCGCCCCGACGGTGGGGGTGGCCTCGGAACTGGTCCGGCGCGGGCACAAGGTCGCGTGGGCGGGCCGGCGGGCGTTCCTGGAGCCGCTGCTGCGCCGCGGCTCGCAGATCTTCCAGGCGGAGGACGAGGCGTCCGCCGCCCGGCTGGACCGGGCCCGGGACGAGTGGCTCGGCATGCGCGGGCCGGACGGGCCGAGGTTCCTGTGGGAGGAGTTCGCGATCCCGCTGGGGCACGCGATGATGCCCGGGCTGGAGGCGGCGGTCAAGCGCTTCCGGCCGGATGTGGTCGTCTCCGACCAGCTGGTGGTGGCGGCCCCCGTCGCGGCCCGGCTGCGCGGCCTGCCGTGGGCCACCTCCGCGGCCACCTCGGCCGGGCTCGTCCGGCCGCCGCGGGACCTGGCCGGGGCCGAGGAACGGGTGCGGGAGCTGATCGGGGGGTTCCAGCTCGCCCACGGCATCGACGACCTGATCGACCTGCGGTTCTCCGACCACCTGGTGCTGGCGTTCACCACGGGCGCGCTGATCGGCGACACCGCGTTCTTCCCCGATCACTTCGCCTTCGCCGGGCCCGCGCTGCGGCGGCCGTCGACGGGCGACTTCCCGTGGCGGTGGCTGGACGAGGGGAACGGGCGCCCGGTGGTGCTGGTCTCGCCCGGCGGGGACGGCCCGGAGGGCGTACGGCTGGCCTGGGACGCGGCCGAGGCCGTCGCGGACATGGACGTGCGCGCCGTCATCGTCGCCCCGCCCGAGGCCGTCCCCGGCCCGCCGCCCGGCGTGCTGGTGCGGGAGCGGGTCCCGCGGCTGACGCTGCTGAAGCGGATGGCGGCGGTGGTCTGCCAGGGCGGGCACAACACGGTCTGCGAGGCGCTGGCGAACGGGCTGCCGCTGGTGGTCGTGCCGGTCCGGGCCGACCAGGAGGCGGTCGCGCGGCAGGTGGCCGGCGCGGGCGCGGGGATCATCGTTCCCGGCGGCCGGGCCGGGGCCGCCGGGTTGCGGTCCGCGCTCGGCGCGGTTCTGGACGGAGATGCCCCCAGGGAGGCGGCGGCGCGGGTGGCCGAGTCGTTCGCCGCGGCCGGGGGCGCGGTCCACGCGGCCGACCGCCTGGAGAAACTGGCCTGA
- a CDS encoding type I polyketide synthase: protein MSGGDGGHGAARGEPVAIVGIGALFPGAGTAGAFWHNVRDGVDAIRDVPAHRWDPEVYYDPGAYDGPPESDRFYCRRGGFVDDLATFDPARFGITPASVSGTEPDQLLALRTAAEAVADAGGEDRLPDRDRIGVVIGRGGYLTPGLARFDQRVSVSHQLTGVLAELLPDLGERRLAEIGAAFRARLAHAEDSGGLVPGFAASRIAGRFDLRGPAYTVDAGCASSLVAVEHAVRALRTGQCDAMLAGAVHHAHHATVWSLFTRLRALSRTGRIRPFDRAADGTLLAEGTGIVLLKRLADAERDGDRVHAVIRGVGSSSDGRAGGIMSPLVDGQVLALERAWRDAGLDPADPGAAGLVEAHGTATPAGDAAELATLLRVFGAAAPGAGPPLWLGTVKSMIGHALPAAGIAGLIKAAFALREAVLPPTLHVEEPHPALAGTRLRPVREAAEWEPPGNGTPRRAVVNAFGFGGANAHVILEEHAAPVPARARHGIFKGPAPRPAVPGRRVPGPPLGGGGVLRLEAASPEALTELLDSPDAVTAARTGPGLSTGAISAPAHRLAIVEPTARKIDLARAVVARGTPWRGRGDIWYSPRPMLGRAGGRTAFLFPGFEPAFEPRIDDVARHFGMRAPRLTGRDDLAGHAADVIAAGRLLADALARAGIEPDVVAGHGPGEWTAMIVAGLYPPEAAGTLADALERGPARPPGAVHATLGCGADRAQEAIGTRSDVVVSHDNCPHQSVICGSPEAVREVLGRLAAEGVLGRELPFRAGLHTAMAEVYLEAARRSLEALPVREAAVPVWSATTAAPFPADPAGVRALAVRHLREPVRFSELIEELHAAGVRAFVQVGPGGLAGFAADRLGGREHLAMAVNVPQRDGMAQLRRVVAALWAEGYGAAPSPDAGDAGGHRGPTGVRLDLGSPLVRLDGAVPPLGLARAGSRGDWPELPTRDPVMAELDALLREAAATAQSVVEALEMGGGGGTDPLTGTEPVHGADGVPGTDIRPGHGAGARRGGPSGGPPEVTGLTTSRTFSLDAMPYLADHCVIHQPDGWPEMADRFPVVPLATLLEVMAEAARELLPELVVIGFEDVRALRWVVACPPTTADIRAQLLAGERGPRRVKVVVGGHADGVVVLAERYPEVPPRLLDDRRPLQGEGPPPVTAAQLYAERWMFHGPLFQGVTEITAMAPDGVRGVLTASATPGALLDGAGQLCGHWIQVYGETDQNVFPIGVGRISLYGPPPPAGERLDATVSKRSMSANMVKCDVELVRSAGGSLWGRVEGWTTRRFHTDEATWRMRFTPELSGVAEPQAGGWCLVRRHWDGSSARDLLMRTYLGAAEREEYRRLPHRERGPWLLGRIAVKDAVRHWLWERGHGPLFPAELTVRDGAVAGRPVVTGPFETAPEVAVAHSALLGVALVRPAGEAAGIAVEPAEPGGAHPVAEARLRANRAAATRAVAGAAPSRGPAAERPDGAGPDRAGPDGDRPDGEAPVVMAVETRLVDDHIVAWTVTPPRKDA, encoded by the coding sequence ATGAGCGGCGGGGACGGCGGCCACGGCGCCGCGCGGGGCGAGCCGGTCGCGATCGTCGGGATCGGGGCGCTGTTCCCCGGTGCCGGCACGGCGGGCGCGTTCTGGCACAACGTGCGCGACGGGGTGGACGCGATCAGGGACGTGCCCGCGCACCGCTGGGACCCCGAGGTCTACTACGATCCCGGCGCCTACGACGGGCCGCCCGAGAGCGACCGGTTCTACTGCCGCCGGGGCGGGTTCGTCGACGATCTCGCGACGTTCGACCCGGCCCGGTTCGGGATCACGCCCGCCTCGGTGTCCGGGACGGAGCCGGACCAGCTGCTGGCGCTGCGCACCGCCGCCGAGGCGGTCGCGGACGCCGGCGGCGAGGACCGGCTGCCGGACCGGGACCGGATCGGCGTGGTCATCGGCCGCGGCGGCTATCTCACGCCCGGGCTGGCCCGCTTCGACCAGCGGGTGAGCGTGTCCCACCAGCTCACCGGCGTCCTCGCCGAACTGCTCCCGGACCTGGGCGAACGGCGGCTGGCCGAGATCGGGGCGGCGTTCCGGGCGCGGCTGGCGCACGCCGAGGACTCCGGCGGCCTGGTGCCCGGCTTCGCCGCGTCCCGGATCGCCGGCCGCTTCGACCTGCGCGGCCCCGCGTACACGGTGGACGCCGGCTGCGCCTCCTCGCTGGTGGCGGTGGAGCACGCCGTGCGCGCCCTGCGTACGGGGCAGTGCGACGCCATGCTGGCCGGAGCGGTGCACCACGCGCACCACGCCACCGTGTGGAGCCTGTTCACCCGGCTGCGCGCGCTCAGCCGCACGGGGCGCATCCGTCCGTTCGACCGGGCGGCCGACGGCACCCTGCTGGCCGAGGGCACCGGCATCGTGCTGCTCAAACGGCTGGCCGACGCCGAGCGCGACGGTGACCGGGTGCACGCGGTCATCCGCGGCGTGGGCTCGTCCAGCGACGGCCGCGCCGGCGGGATCATGAGCCCGCTGGTGGACGGCCAGGTGCTCGCCCTCGAACGCGCCTGGCGGGACGCCGGGCTCGATCCCGCCGATCCGGGCGCGGCCGGGCTGGTCGAGGCGCACGGGACGGCGACGCCCGCCGGCGACGCCGCCGAACTGGCCACGCTCCTGCGCGTCTTCGGCGCGGCGGCGCCCGGTGCCGGGCCGCCGCTGTGGCTCGGTACGGTCAAGTCGATGATCGGCCACGCCCTGCCCGCCGCCGGGATCGCCGGGCTGATCAAGGCGGCCTTCGCGCTGCGCGAGGCGGTGCTGCCGCCCACCCTGCACGTCGAGGAACCGCATCCGGCGCTGGCCGGGACCCGCCTGCGCCCGGTACGGGAGGCGGCCGAGTGGGAGCCGCCGGGGAACGGCACGCCCCGCCGCGCCGTGGTGAACGCCTTCGGGTTCGGCGGTGCCAACGCGCACGTGATCCTCGAGGAGCACGCGGCGCCCGTACCGGCCAGGGCCCGGCACGGGATCTTCAAGGGACCCGCGCCCCGTCCGGCGGTCCCCGGCCGCCGCGTCCCGGGACCGCCGCTCGGCGGCGGGGGCGTGCTGCGGCTGGAGGCCGCCTCCCCGGAGGCGCTCACGGAACTGCTGGACTCGCCGGACGCGGTCACGGCGGCCCGCACCGGCCCCGGCCTCAGCACCGGCGCGATCTCCGCCCCGGCCCACCGGCTGGCGATCGTGGAGCCGACCGCCCGCAAGATCGACCTCGCCCGCGCGGTCGTCGCCCGCGGCACGCCGTGGCGGGGCCGCGGCGACATCTGGTACTCGCCGCGCCCGATGCTCGGCCGGGCCGGTGGCCGCACGGCGTTCCTGTTTCCGGGCTTCGAGCCCGCCTTCGAGCCGCGGATCGACGACGTCGCCCGGCACTTCGGGATGCGGGCGCCGCGGCTGACCGGCCGGGACGACCTGGCCGGCCACGCCGCCGACGTCATCGCGGCCGGCCGGCTGCTGGCGGACGCCCTGGCCCGCGCCGGGATCGAGCCGGACGTGGTCGCCGGGCACGGGCCCGGCGAGTGGACCGCGATGATCGTGGCCGGGCTGTACCCGCCGGAGGCGGCCGGGACCCTGGCCGACGCCCTCGAACGCGGCCCGGCCCGGCCGCCCGGCGCGGTCCACGCGACGCTCGGCTGCGGTGCCGACCGGGCCCAGGAGGCCATCGGGACCCGGTCCGACGTGGTCGTCAGCCATGACAACTGCCCGCACCAGTCGGTGATCTGCGGCTCGCCCGAGGCGGTACGGGAGGTGCTCGGCCGGCTGGCCGCCGAGGGCGTGCTGGGCCGGGAGCTGCCGTTCCGTGCCGGGCTGCACACCGCGATGGCCGAGGTCTACCTGGAGGCGGCGCGCCGTTCGCTCGAGGCGCTGCCCGTCCGGGAGGCGGCGGTACCGGTGTGGTCGGCGACGACGGCCGCGCCGTTCCCCGCCGATCCCGCCGGGGTGCGCGCCCTGGCCGTACGGCACCTGCGGGAACCGGTCCGGTTCAGCGAGCTGATCGAGGAACTCCACGCCGCGGGGGTGCGCGCGTTCGTCCAGGTCGGTCCCGGCGGGCTGGCCGGGTTCGCCGCCGACCGGCTGGGCGGCCGCGAGCACCTGGCGATGGCGGTGAACGTGCCGCAGCGCGACGGGATGGCCCAGCTGCGCCGGGTCGTGGCCGCGCTGTGGGCGGAGGGCTACGGGGCGGCACCGTCCCCCGACGCCGGGGACGCGGGCGGCCATCGCGGGCCGACCGGCGTCCGGCTCGATCTGGGCAGCCCTCTCGTACGGCTGGACGGGGCCGTCCCGCCCCTGGGACTCGCCCGCGCCGGTTCCCGCGGGGACTGGCCCGAGCTGCCCACCCGCGACCCGGTCATGGCCGAGCTCGACGCCCTGCTGCGGGAGGCCGCGGCGACCGCGCAGAGCGTCGTGGAGGCGCTGGAGATGGGCGGTGGCGGCGGCACCGACCCCCTCACGGGCACGGAGCCGGTGCACGGCGCCGACGGCGTCCCCGGCACGGACATCCGGCCGGGGCACGGTGCCGGCGCCCGCCGCGGTGGGCCGTCCGGCGGGCCCCCGGAGGTCACCGGGCTGACGACCTCGCGGACCTTCTCGCTCGACGCGATGCCCTACCTCGCCGACCACTGCGTGATCCACCAGCCCGACGGCTGGCCGGAGATGGCGGACCGCTTCCCGGTGGTCCCGCTGGCGACGCTCCTGGAGGTGATGGCCGAGGCGGCGCGGGAACTGCTGCCCGAGCTGGTCGTCATCGGGTTCGAGGATGTGCGGGCGCTGCGCTGGGTGGTGGCCTGCCCGCCCACCACGGCCGACATCCGGGCCCAGCTGCTGGCGGGGGAGCGCGGGCCGCGCCGGGTGAAGGTGGTCGTCGGCGGGCACGCCGACGGCGTCGTCGTCCTGGCCGAGCGCTACCCGGAGGTCCCGCCGCGCCTGCTGGACGACCGCAGGCCGCTCCAGGGGGAGGGACCGCCCCCGGTGACGGCGGCGCAGCTGTACGCCGAGCGGTGGATGTTCCACGGGCCGCTCTTCCAGGGCGTCACGGAGATCACCGCGATGGCCCCCGACGGGGTGCGCGGCGTGCTGACCGCGTCCGCCACCCCCGGCGCCCTGCTGGACGGGGCGGGACAGCTGTGCGGGCACTGGATCCAGGTGTACGGGGAGACGGACCAGAACGTCTTCCCCATCGGGGTCGGCAGGATCTCCCTGTACGGCCCGCCGCCGCCCGCGGGGGAGAGGCTGGACGCCACCGTCTCGAAACGGTCCATGTCCGCGAACATGGTCAAGTGCGACGTCGAGCTGGTGCGTTCGGCCGGGGGGTCGCTCTGGGGCCGCGTCGAGGGCTGGACCACGCGCCGCTTCCACACCGACGAGGCCACCTGGCGGATGAGGTTCACCCCGGAACTGTCGGGCGTCGCCGAACCGCAGGCGGGCGGCTGGTGCCTGGTCCGCCGCCACTGGGACGGGAGTTCGGCGCGCGACCTGCTGATGCGGACCTACCTCGGCGCCGCCGAGCGCGAGGAGTACCGGCGGCTGCCGCACCGGGAGCGGGGGCCGTGGCTGCTGGGCCGGATCGCGGTCAAGGACGCCGTCCGGCACTGGCTGTGGGAACGCGGCCATGGCCCGCTGTTCCCCGCCGAGCTGACCGTCCGCGACGGCGCGGTGGCCGGGCGGCCGGTCGTGACCGGGCCGTTCGAGACGGCGCCGGAGGTGGCGGTGGCCCACTCGGCCCTGCTGGGCGTGGCGCTGGTACGGCCCGCCGGTGAGGCCGCCGGGATCGCCGTCGAACCGGCCGAGCCCGGGGGCGCGCACCCCGTCGCGGAGGCGCGGCTGCGCGCGAACCGTGCCGCGGCCACCCGGGCCGTCGCCGGCGCCGCCCCCTCCCGCGGCCCCGCCGCGGAACGGCCGGACGGAGCCGGGCCGGACCGAGCCGGGCCGGACGGGGATCGGCCGGACGGGGAGGCCCCCGTGGTGATGGCGGTGGAGACGCGCCTGGTCGACGACCACATCGTGGCCTGGACGGTCACCCCGCCCCGCAAGGACGCCTAG